AGATGAATGGTCCGCAAGATGGAAATATCCGTCGTGTAAAGGAAAATAGAACCGAGTAATAAGGCTGAAGGGAAAAATCTGTCCCTTGTGGGTATGGCCGGAGAGCTGTAAATCACAGAGTTCAAAAGCGTCCCTGTCCACGACCGGTTGATGTTTGAGTAAGAGGGTAAAATTCTGGCGGGGAAGTCTTGAAAGTAGCTCCTTTTCTGAGACCTCTCTGTAAAGGCCAAAGCTCTTTCCGGCTGGATCATCAACACCGGCGATATTAATCAATCCTGCTACGGTTACACCCTCTCCCCTGAGGACCGTAAATCCTGCCCGGCGCGTAAAATCGAGGGCATAATCAAGACCTGCATAAAATTCGTGGTTTCCTGTAATCGCAAATTTCCCGTATACCGGATGCAAGTCTCTTAAGAATTCAGCAGGTAGAGGAAGGTTATTGATCTGTCCGTCCAGGAGATCTCCTGTTGATAACAGCATCTCAGGTTCTGCCTTTTTGACTTCCTCGACTATTCTTTTCAGACGTTTTTTCCCCACAACGATCCCGAGATGAACGTCGGAGACCTGTACGATCCTGATCCTACCCACTTCTGCAGGAAGCTTAGGGGTTTTTATTATGATTCTTTCTGTCCGAATGTCTTTTGCCTCGAAGTAACCATACATATTGATACCTAAAGAAATTAGGAGAGATATAATGAAAGTATATGGAGGTGAAAGGATCAGATGAGAAAAATTTCTGTGAAGGATAAGGCCACTTGTATATATAAGAAAATGATAGATGTCAAAAATAAGGGAAAGGCAAAAGAATAAAAATAGTACCCCCATCCATGTATATCCGGTATGGGACATGATACGGGATAAAGAATCAAAACCATCCTTTTCCGCTAATCGTACGATGAGGGGGGCAAAAACCATAGTCACAAGGAAGACAATCAGGCAGAGGTCGGCTATGGGACCAGTGTGAATAACCCTCTTTACCTTCAGAAAGGTATAGAAATGGAGCCCACCGTAGAGGAGGAAAAAGGGTAGCAGAAAAGTAAAGATCGTCATCTCTCCAGAAGTTTTTTGCTTTGATAAGTCCATCCCATCTTTGAAAAAAGAGATAGATCTGTCTGTTAAGTCTGACATTTTAAACATTGCATGGGAA
The nucleotide sequence above comes from Syntrophales bacterium. Encoded proteins:
- a CDS encoding metallophosphoesterase, which gives rise to MTIFTFLLPFFLLYGGLHFYTFLKVKRVIHTGPIADLCLIVFLVTMVFAPLIVRLAEKDGFDSLSRIMSHTGYTWMGVLFLFFCLSLIFDIYHFLIYTSGLILHRNFSHLILSPPYTFIISLLISLGINMYGYFEAKDIRTERIIIKTPKLPAEVGRIRIVQVSDVHLGIVVGKKRLKRIVEEVKKAEPEMLLSTGDLLDGQINNLPLPAEFLRDLHPVYGKFAITGNHEFYAGLDYALDFTRRAGFTVLRGEGVTVAGLINIAGVDDPAGKSFGLYREVSEKELLSRLPRQNFTLLLKHQPVVDRDAFELCDLQLSGHTHKGQIFPFSLITRFYFPLHDGYFHLADHSSLYVSRGTGTWGPPIRFLSPPEVTIIELVHDNNL